The Gasterosteus aculeatus chromosome 17, fGasAcu3.hap1.1, whole genome shotgun sequence genome includes a window with the following:
- the arl6ip5a gene encoding ADP-ribosylation factor-like 6 interacting protein 5a: MAKVELTPLRAWDDFYPGPDRFAKPDGKDLAKWNNRVVNNLLYYQTNYLALAVGVFLVVGFLNPLGMFTAMAVVSAVFLASVWAAENRSVISNFKRNNPTAFVIAVMVTSYMLISMLGSVMVFMTAITLPLALIFAHASFRLRNMKNKLENKMEGAGLKRSPMGILLEALGQQEENFLKIQGLLEGKLKE; the protein is encoded by the exons ATGGCCAAAGTGGAGCTGACGCCGCTGAGAGCGTGGGACGACTTCTACCCCGGCCCGGACCGGTTCGCCAAGCCGGACGGCAAAGATTTGGCCAAATGGAACAACAGAGTTGTCAACAACCTGCTTTACTATCAGACTAATTATTTGGCTCTGGCCGTCGGTGTTTTCCTCGTTGTGGG GTTCCTGAACCCCCTGGGGATGTTCACAGCGATGGCCGTGGTGTCGGCCGTCTTCCTGGCTTCCGTGTGGGCCGCAGAGAACCGATCCGTGATCAGCAACTTCAAGAGGAACAATCCCACGGCCTTCGTGATCGCCGTCATGGTGACCAGCTACATGTTGATCTCCATGCTGGGGAGCGTCATGGTGTTCATGACGGCCATCACTTTACCTCTGGCTT TGATATTTGCACACGCCTCCTTTCGCCTCCGCAACATGAAGAACAAACTGGAGAACAAGATGGAGGGAGCCGGGCTGAAGAGGTCCCCCATGGGCATTCTGCTGGAGGCCCTGGGTCAGCAGGAGGAGAACTTTCTAAAGATCCAGGGCCTCCTGGAGGGAAAACTGAAGGAGTGa